A portion of the Bacteroidales bacterium genome contains these proteins:
- a CDS encoding hybrid sensor histidine kinase/response regulator produces the protein METLTVLVVDDEPGIRSGIKRILEGHRVSFPFMDEDYQFECREVASGEEALTMLEVVTPEIILLDNKLPGMDGMEVLEIIKQRNLDVVVAMITSYASMEIAAKATNDGARDFIPKPFTPAELKSSIDLITKQYFLKKITSNMKEEGKKIRYQFLSVLSHELKSPLNALEGYLQMMKERELGEDMSAYKTVLDRSLQRVDGMRSLIMDLLDFTKIRMEKKEEKVEQVDLRERAELAIATINPMVIQRNIKVSCFGDEVFYDADPSDLDIMFNNLLSNAVKYNHDGGEVKVQVYKKEQAVVIQVKDTGIGMSEEEVSRLFKEFVRIKNSRTRGIPGSGLGLSIVSKIAQLYGGHIQVSSIPDQGSEFRVILPLT, from the coding sequence ATGGAAACTTTAACTGTCCTGGTGGTTGACGATGAACCTGGAATACGCTCGGGTATAAAAAGGATCCTGGAAGGGCACCGTGTGAGTTTCCCTTTTATGGATGAAGACTATCAGTTTGAATGCAGGGAGGTGGCCAGCGGCGAGGAGGCGCTTACCATGCTTGAAGTGGTGACCCCGGAAATTATTTTGCTGGATAATAAGCTGCCAGGCATGGATGGTATGGAAGTCCTTGAAATCATCAAGCAGAGAAATCTGGATGTCGTCGTGGCCATGATCACTTCTTATGCCTCCATGGAGATTGCGGCTAAAGCTACGAATGACGGGGCCAGGGATTTTATTCCCAAACCTTTTACCCCCGCAGAGCTGAAGTCCAGTATCGACCTGATCACCAAGCAGTATTTCCTCAAGAAGATTACCAGCAATATGAAGGAGGAGGGGAAGAAGATCCGCTATCAGTTTCTCTCCGTATTGAGTCATGAGCTCAAGTCGCCCCTGAATGCCCTTGAGGGCTACCTTCAAATGATGAAGGAGCGTGAACTGGGTGAGGATATGAGTGCTTATAAAACGGTTCTGGACCGCTCCCTTCAACGTGTGGACGGGATGCGCTCGCTGATCATGGATCTACTCGACTTTACCAAAATCAGGATGGAAAAGAAAGAGGAAAAAGTTGAACAGGTAGACCTCAGGGAACGCGCAGAGCTGGCCATTGCCACGATCAACCCCATGGTTATCCAACGGAATATCAAGGTCAGCTGTTTCGGGGATGAGGTCTTTTACGATGCGGATCCCTCGGACCTGGATATTATGTTTAATAATCTGCTGTCCAATGCGGTTAAATATAACCATGACGGGGGTGAAGTCAAGGTGCAGGTTTATAAAAAGGAACAGGCAGTAGTCATCCAGGTTAAGGATACGGGCATCGGAATGAGCGAGGAGGAGGTTTCCCGGTTATTCAAAGAGTTTGTCCGCATTAAAAACAGCCGTACCAGGGGAATTCCCGGCTCGGGTCTGGGCCTCTCTATTGTGAGCAAAATTGCTCAACTGTACGGGGGGCATATTCAGGTAAGCAGCATTCCCGACCAGGGAAGCGAATTCCGTGTTATTCTGCCTCTTACCTGA
- a CDS encoding redox-sensing transcriptional repressor Rex, whose translation MSLPERTVERLSEYRRSLLQCLEEGKTHIFSHELAELHHNTAVQVRRDIMFIGYTSMQRKGYDVRELVDVIGDILDSESGLNVAVIGIGNLGRAVTTYFIGKRSKLNIIATFDVDANKIDRVISGVKCYPLSRLKELVQSQNISIAIMTVPADSAAEVTAQLVDAGIKGLMNFTTVPLNVPPQVYLDEYDMITSLEKVAYFVKSSRN comes from the coding sequence ATGTCCTTACCTGAGCGTACTGTTGAACGTTTGAGTGAATATCGCAGATCCCTGCTTCAATGCCTGGAGGAGGGAAAGACACATATATTTTCGCATGAACTTGCCGAACTGCATCACAATACAGCGGTACAGGTGCGCCGGGATATTATGTTTATCGGTTATACCAGCATGCAACGAAAAGGTTATGATGTCAGAGAGCTGGTAGATGTTATCGGAGACATTCTGGATTCGGAGAGTGGCCTCAATGTGGCTGTGATTGGGATAGGAAATCTGGGGCGGGCTGTTACCACTTACTTTATTGGGAAGCGTTCCAAGCTGAATATCATTGCTACCTTCGATGTGGATGCCAATAAGATAGACCGGGTGATTTCAGGGGTGAAATGCTATCCGCTCAGCAGGCTGAAAGAGCTTGTACAAAGCCAGAATATTTCCATAGCTATCATGACGGTACCGGCCGATTCGGCTGCAGAAGTGACTGCCCAGCTGGTGGATGCCGGCATTAAGGGCCTGATGAATTTTACCACCGTCCCCCTGAATGTGCCGCCGCAAGTGTACCTGGATGAGTATGATATGATTACCTCCCTCGAGAAAGTAGCCTATTTTGTGAAGAGTTCCCGGAATTAA
- a CDS encoding FAD synthetase: MENLPVIPSPVVTVGSFDGVHVGHRAIIRRLNALAREVQGSSVLITFHPHPRMVLYPDSAGKDLKLINSRSEKILLLEEAGLDFLIIMEFTNDFARTSSDDFVEHYLVGFLHAHTIVVGFNHYFGHNKEGSFKSLYRARKRFGFRVEEIPEQEIQHEAVSSTKIRKALEEGNIQRANAYLEHHYMIQASLEPLPEHEAVPGQPCYRIPVSDPVKLIPPEGAYAASYLCKGQYKKALVYIGNRSILLFPLEADHDPLRAEGRVRFHLRLAASEDPDFSALLFAAGELIY; this comes from the coding sequence ATGGAAAATTTGCCGGTGATCCCTTCACCGGTAGTCACGGTGGGTTCATTCGACGGGGTACATGTGGGGCACCGGGCCATTATCAGGCGGTTGAATGCCCTGGCCCGGGAGGTGCAGGGCTCCTCGGTGCTCATCACCTTCCATCCGCATCCCCGCATGGTGCTCTATCCGGATTCGGCCGGGAAGGATCTGAAGCTGATAAATTCCAGATCTGAGAAGATCCTCCTCCTGGAGGAAGCGGGGCTGGATTTTCTGATCATTATGGAGTTTACCAATGATTTTGCACGTACCAGTTCCGATGATTTTGTGGAACACTACCTGGTGGGTTTCCTGCACGCCCATACCATCGTTGTCGGATTTAACCATTACTTCGGCCACAATAAGGAGGGGAGCTTTAAATCCCTGTACAGGGCCCGGAAGAGATTTGGTTTCCGGGTGGAGGAGATTCCGGAACAGGAAATCCAGCATGAGGCCGTCAGCAGCACCAAAATCCGGAAGGCCCTGGAGGAGGGAAATATCCAGCGGGCCAATGCCTATCTGGAGCATCACTATATGATACAGGCAAGCCTGGAACCGCTTCCGGAGCATGAGGCGGTGCCCGGGCAGCCCTGTTACCGGATTCCCGTGAGTGACCCAGTGAAACTGATCCCCCCGGAAGGGGCATATGCTGCCTCGTACCTTTGCAAAGGACAGTATAAAAAGGCCCTGGTGTATATTGGGAACAGGTCCATCCTTCTCTTTCCGCTTGAAGCGGATCATGATCCTCTAAGGGCTGAGGGGAGGGTGCGTTTCCATCTAAGACTTGCCGCTTCGGAAGATCCCGACTTTTCCGCTTTGCTGTTTGCTGCAGGGGAGCTCATTTATTAG